Genomic DNA from Oculatellaceae cyanobacterium:
TGTCAATAATTAGTCTTAATTGCAAATATTTTTAAACGGCTGGAATTTAGTTCCACAATGTTCTTCTTTAACGACGTTAACAGACACTTTTCGACACCATTATTCCACCATGTTTGTATAAACATTTATGCCTAAATTTCAGTTAAAAACTCTACACACTTTTAATGCCTGATGAAAGTTTAGATACCTCATTCGTATCAAGCTTTTGGTTTACGCTTCGGTGCTGGAGGCTTAATTACTCCTAGTGCTGCATCGTACCCTATAGCAAATATTTGATCGTCTGCTAACTTTTCTGCGCCTAAAAGTCCAGCTTTATATCCAGACCAAAAGCTTTTAGCATTTTGGTCTGATGGATTTACCGAATTAGCCATCTCGTTGACATAGGCGATGACACCAGCCTTATCCAACTTGGCAATACTATCCTTGAATGGCTTCCCCAATACCCAGTTACAGTAAGCGGTAACAGGGTCTATTTCTATATATTCCCTCGGAATATACTTGTTTTCTGGTTGTGTCGTGGTTTCTGTCATAAAACTATTATCTTGCCCATCGTGTCAGCTTTACACTTATACACCCCCATTACAGACGCAGTAATTAGTGGCGATCGCTCTCCCAAATTAACTGCATAAATTTTCATTACTTCCAATTTGGGGGTGAAATTATTCACAATGGATGGACTCTAAATAGCTCCGTAATCCGCCAGCATATAGCAATTCATTTATTCCTACTAAAGCTTTACCATTATTAGCTTGAATCATATTCGTCGGCAGAAATCCTGCTATGATTAGCCCATATTCAGATTGAAATCCATCAAATTCATCCCGACCTAAAACGCAAACTAAAACAGCACTTTTCTGACATTCTTCTAGGCTAATTTGCCATTTAATTTTGTTGAAATCGCCATAACGAGTTTTAACCTGAATCCCAACAGACGGGTGGGATTTCAGGACAAAATTAACTTTGCTATCACCTTTTATTCGTTGCTCATAATCAATCTCATCAACCATTTCAGCTAAACGAGATTTAACAACTTCTTCACCTAATTTAATTTTGAAAATTTGGATAAAAACATTTCGTACTGAAGATTTTTGCTGATATTTTTCAGCTATATTCTGACAAAAATTACGTAGTTTTTTTAACCGCTCTATTGAAATCAAAGATAATTCGCTATGCTGTCCATCAATTTCACAATTTAATAAATAGCCTAATTCAAGCCTTTGAATAAAATCAGCTTGGATTGCTTGCAACGGAATTGTCCAGCCTTTTTGATCGGCAATAATAAATTTATTTTTATCCAAATTTGTGCCAGTTAATTTTGTCTCGCTTAGGTTAGCATCAGTAAAGTTAGCCCTAATTAGATTAGCATCAGTTAAATTAGCCGCAGTTAAATCAGTTCCAATTAATTTGGCATAAGCTAAATTACTACGTTCTAATATAGCGTTGCATAAATTAGCGTTACTCAAATTAGTTTCAATTAGGATAGCTCCACTCAGGTCGGCTTCACTGAGGTTAGCTTCATTAAGGTTGGCTCCACTCAGGTCAGCTCTATCAAGGTTAGCTCCACTTATGTTGACTCTAGTAAGGTCAGCTCCACTTAGGTTGGCTCCACTTAGGTTGGCTCCAGCAAGGGTGACTCTAGTAAGATCGGCTCTTTTAAAGTCGGCTCCTTTAAAGTCGGCTCCACTCAGGTTGGCTTCAATTAGGCTAGCTCCTCTTAGATTAGCTTTACTCAGGTTGGCTCCTCTTAAATTAGCTCCATTCAGGCTAGCTCCACTCAGGTCGGCTCCATCCAAGCTAGCTCCACTTAGATTGGCTCCACTCAGATCGGCTCCAATTAAGTAGACTCTACTCAGGTCAGCTTCACTCAGGTCGGCTCCTCTTAGATTAGCTTCACTCAGGTCGGCTCCTCTTAAATTAGCTTCACTCAGGTCGGCTCCAATTAAGTAGACTCCACTCAGGTCGGCTCCAATTAGGTAAACTTTACTTAGGTTAGCTCCATTCAGGCTAGCTCCACTCAGGTCGGCTCCACTCAGGTCGGCTCCGCTCAGGTCGGCTCCAATTAGGTCAGCTTCAATTAGATCAGCTCCAATTAGGTCGGCTTCAATCAGGTTGGCTCCACTTAGCTTGGCTCTACTCAGGTTGCCTTCAGTAAGAACAGAATTGTGAAAATTCTTTTCCCCTGCGTCATAACGAGCCAGAAGTTCGCTAACATCCATATATATTTAAGTTTGAGAAAATAGCTATCAAATAAATCTTCCCAAAAATAGCTTC
This window encodes:
- a CDS encoding pentapeptide repeat-containing protein, whose protein sequence is MDVSELLARYDAGEKNFHNSVLTEGNLSRAKLSGANLIEADLIGADLIEADLIGADLSGADLSGADLSGASLNGANLSKVYLIGADLSGVYLIGADLSEANLRGADLSEANLRGADLSEADLSRVYLIGADLSGANLSGASLDGADLSGASLNGANLRGANLSKANLRGASLIEANLSGADFKGADFKRADLTRVTLAGANLSGANLSGADLTRVNISGANLDRADLSGANLNEANLSEADLSGAILIETNLSNANLCNAILERSNLAYAKLIGTDLTAANLTDANLIRANFTDANLSETKLTGTNLDKNKFIIADQKGWTIPLQAIQADFIQRLELGYLLNCEIDGQHSELSLISIERLKKLRNFCQNIAEKYQQKSSVRNVFIQIFKIKLGEEVVKSRLAEMVDEIDYEQRIKGDSKVNFVLKSHPSVGIQVKTRYGDFNKIKWQISLEECQKSAVLVCVLGRDEFDGFQSEYGLIIAGFLPTNMIQANNGKALVGINELLYAGGLRSYLESIHCE